The sequence caacaacaacagcaaacttCAAGTAGTAACGCCATCATTGTAGCCTTAACAGGGTTTCCTTAGTTGGTTTCTGCTGTTTCTTAGTTGATATTTTGCTGTTTATCTGCCGTTTCTATCTGCTGCCCACACTCATTCAAAACCAAAAGTACTAGATTACTCTCTGTACTGTATTTACGAAGAGTTGTGACTATCTTGGGTTTTCTTTAAGGTTTACCTGGGAACTTACAAAGCCCCAGAGTCTAGCAGGATCTCCATGGATAATACTAATTATGTCATGCTATGTTTGTAGTCTGGATTAGACTTCCTTTTATTAAGGTAGTCGTGGTGTTGTACAGCGCTGTCTTCTAAACCGGTCTAACACTATCGCCTGACTTCAGCTATGTCTGTTGGTAAAAACGTACCACAGTTGGGCTTTTAGATGGCTAGTGTTCCTTCTTAGAAGGAGGGCGTGGGCAGGGTGATTGGACCTCATCTCAGCCACTCCTCCAAGCCGCAAGTACTCAACTCTGCCCTAATTGTACATGGTCTTGAGATCTTTCAAAGGAGCTAGAGTATGTAGGTCAGGAAAAATTAGGGAGGGGGGCTTTACCTATTTGGCTATGGAgaagccatcatccatgctgACTGAAGGCTTTCTAGTCTGGTTGCATTTAGATCTCTCATGCTCCCATCAATAACCCCTTACCCATGTTCTGTAAGTAAGCTCCATAAATTAATTGGTTCTTCAGGGCGAACACTTGAAAGAATTGAGTATTTGTTTGTTGCTGGAACCTTATGAGTTTCTCAACAAAATCATTGTCACAACAAATGGTAAAAAATAATGATTTGTGTATGAAGATGAAGATGGCTGGGTGTTACTAGAATGGAAAAGAAATCTGGAGATTTTATACAAGGTAAAAATGTCTGAGTCAATGATTTAAGATGTGTAAAAGACAAGACTTAGAGACGATCTTAAAATTTCTAAGGTCAAAAGTCAATCCAACATCCACTTAAGTCAAAGGAGCTATGTTCTGCTCTTGGTGATGATTGTAACTGGCTTAAAGAATGAAGGTCTAATCAAAATTTACTTAAAAGTTTGAATTTTGCCTGACCTTTATCTAAATACTACATGTTGGTTAGTAGTCTTGACCTTCTAGGTAGTCAACAACAGTGTTTTGAGATCTATACTAATGGGTGCAGAGATATTTTAAGGGACACCATTTTGATCCTTGTTCTCCAAAGTCAATGAGGTCTCAGGGGATGGTGGAGAAACTCTTGAGATGTCCTGTAACCAGAGGTCATGGAGACCACACTAGATGAACTCTCAGCAGTGTCCAGTCTACAGAGGGGAAGGTCAACACAGAGGGAAACTTCCTCACACTTCCAAGTGAGGGCAATGGTCAAGCAGGGCCTTTGACTTATCCTCACAGAGATGAAGAAACTGGTCAGAGAAAGGCTAGAAGAACCAGAGGTTCTTCTCAAAACTGACTTTgacaataaaaaaagaacatgattaATTTTGCCCATTTGATGGCCTTAAGCACCCAACAGAAAGTCTAAGCAAAGATTAAAAtgattgcttaaaaaaaaaaaaaaaaaaacaatccaaagGATTACACTCCTCAAAACTTAAGCTTAAATCCATATGAAATGTTTTTTAGGCAACTGTTTCTCACTAATGACTTTCTTCATGAAAAGGGTCATGCTACTCAGATATAAgactttagagcagtggttctcaacctttctaatgctgtggccctttaatacagttcctcaggctgcggtgacccccaaccataacattattccattgccacttcataactgtaatgttgctactgttatgaatcgtaatgtaaatatctgatatgcaagatatatgtaaatatctgatatatgacaaCCCCCCCAaaggtcacgacccacaggttgagaaccaccgctttAGACCCTGAGTCAGTTCAACGCTACAGTGCCTACCTGCAACCCAGAGAGACAGGCCCCTTGCTGTTTTCACCTAAAAATTGAATGATGGCtaatttctttccctctctctcttctccagaaGCCATCTATGAGGAACCTCACACTGTCATCCTAGCCACTCCAACAGCGATCAAAGTGCTGGGGCTCATCACTTAGAGTCCATCAAGAGATTCTAAAGGACTTTGATTTAGACATCTTAAAAACCCTTGCTGTCTGGCTTCCCCTGTTCCCTGCCTAGAAATCGGAATGTTAATTGCTCTCACCTTTTACTTCATCACACCTctctccaggcacacacacaccaataacttCCTTTCATCTGTATATCTGACATTTGTACAAATCAAACCACAGAAACACTGTCGGGGTATGTGGACTGTCACAACAGTTGCTCCTGTTCAGCTAGAAGAAGTGGATTGCTTACTACCCAATTCTGTATCGGCAGTTAGGCTTACCTcttcagaaagaggaaggaagaaaacaagaggTAGAAACTGGCTAGGGTGTTagggtaaaaaacaaaacaaaacaaaaaaacaaaaaaagaaaagcaagcagttTCTTTCCTGCCTAAAAGCCAAACTTGGGCCTCTCAGCAACCTCATCTTTGCCAGAGGACAAAATGCCCGGGGCCTTTGAGTTTTGACCTGGTTCCTAAGTGATTTGGGGGATTACCTCTACAGAGTGGGGGATATTAGAAGCTGTTGCCAAGGGAAATTGCATTTTGGCTAAGCGAATAGAATCTCTGGCTTGAGTGAAGATCTCGTATtcgttttaaaatatttacaattcttTAGAAAATACATTGAAAATGGCTTGGGTGAGGTTGCAGTGTCTGCTTTGTGAACAATTGGAGGGTGTTTAGGTGCTTATTATAgggaaatgataaataaaatgtggtagatATACAGTCTATAATGCTAAGCTTGAAGTAGGGGCTACACATAGCAGCATAGATAGATTGCAAGACCATATAATACTGGatagaaaaaccaagaaagagaacttttgcaataaaataaaagtaattgcaCACACTAAATGATACCATTTGTCTTAGAGGAGTACATGCCTACAAATGCATATTAAACATGGACATAACTTGTATGGAATAATGATCGTACACATTGGAATAAGAAGTCTGACGAATATAAACCTGAGATGACCAACGTCTTCGTGCCCCCTCAGAGGTTTGTATTTTAAAGATTGCATTCCCCGATGTAGATTTTTAAGCACTAGCCAACGAATGGGAAGCAGATTCATTCAGTCATTAAACATCTGCTCATCATCTGCAATATGCTGAGCATCATTCTAGGTGCTAGCAATGTTAGAGATAGTGGAACAGCAGAAGGGGACCTGCAGGCTGGGGATCCTGGCATAGATCCAAGATCATCCATGAGTACAGTCTGTCTAGGATCTGGGAACATGGTGCTGATGTTACTCTTTATCAGGGGTGACTTGAAAATTCATGAAGAGACCCCCTAGGGAAAAAGCCTGTTGTGATCAGAAGTTATTCAGTACATATgtctcttgcttttgtttttacaggaGCCTCTCTATGCCACATCTGCATTTGAACAGCAACCACTTTTGATAGTCTCTCTACATCTGTTCAGAAACCCACACACAGCCCCagattacattttgttttagtgAATCTTAGTCAAACCCATAAAATCCCAGTATACTGACACTGACATTGATGGTCTGTCCATTGGAGAATATGACACACAGGGTATGTATAGTTATTAAAGACTGctttgtgctgggcggtggtggcgcacacctttaatcccagccctcagaggcagaggcaggcggatctctgtgagttcgaggccagcctgggctacagagtgagttccaggacaggcgcaaagctaaacagagaaaccctgtctcaaaaaacaaacaaaacaaaacaaaaacaaaagactgctTTGCAGTTGTCtgtcactttttgttgttgttgtttttcattcccTCACAGTTATTTGTTCCCTATCCAGAGACAAGAATGAAGCTAGTAAGGACAACCAGGCCGAACTCCAATTTAAGAAGAGCCatgacggatctctgtgagtttgaggccagcttggtctgcaaagagagttccaggaaaggcacaaagctacacagagaaaccctgtctcgaaaaaaaaacaaaacaaaaaaataaaaattaaaaaaaaaaggaaaaggaaaaaaaagaagagccatGAAGGCAAATTACCTCTATTTTCCCAACGATGGTAAATTATTTAAATCCACAAACCTacatatttattttgcatgttcTTATCAGTCCCTTCCAAAGGGTGTAATAGTGCTGTAGTTACAAAGATGAAAGAGACAGTCTCCTCCAAAACATATAATTCAGTGGTGTCAACATCTGTTTTCGAATGGAAATAAATTTATGTATGCTTCTTAGTTTCCCATGCCAACCAACAAAAGCCAATTGAATCCACAGAACAGCTTAAGTTGCATGCTATTTTTACATGGAGATCTGGCCAAAGATGACCAGGCTTCATTCGCCAGGCAATCAGATATGGAAGAATttccttaatatttatttatttaatgggcTCACGAACAACCCCTTAAAATGTCTAGCATTTGTTTAAGATTTTTGAGTTAAGAgtatcttttaaaatggaaagcaaaCACAGCATATTATTTCTAACATGGTATTTTGAGCAAGTAGATACAATGCGGAATGGCTAAGTTGAGCTAACATCAGCATCAACCAATATGCTaatgcttttgttgttgctgttgttgttttctggcaAGTAAACTTGGAATCTAGGCTTTAATCTTCAAGCACATAATATATTGTTGCAACTACTACAGTCAACTGCTGTACAACAGAGCGCTTGAGCACACTGTCTTCTTATTTGATGATACTTTATGCTTTTTGATTAACTTCTTCCCAACCTCTCACTCCCGGTCCCCGACCACTGCCTTTCCACTTTCTGCATTGGTGAGCTCCATGTTTTAACTTTTCTACTAAAAAATTTATATTATCAGtctctgtgtatgggtgtttcgcttgcacgtatgtctgtgcgcCACACACACTGCCcgatgcctgtggaggtcaggaaaGGATGTCATatctcctggaagtggagttacagagagctgtgggccaccatgtgggtgctgagaatcaaatcccatttctctgaaagaatagcaagtgctctgcATCATCACCGaggcatctctctccagccccacatttagtgtttttaaattccacttatgagtgaggtcATGTGGCTTCGTCCACTGTCACCCTCCCTTGGAGTCTGTCTCCTACAGCGACATCAAAATGCTAAAGTCCTCACACTGTTTTGGCTCTGAAAGCTGGCACCTCTCAAGAGATCAGGATTCTAGCATCATTTGAATCCTTTCTTCCGCTCTTTAACACATTTGACCTCAATTAGCTGGAAGGAGAAAAGTCTCATCAATGTAATTTTGATTACTTCCCTGTTTCTTCCCCTGCTGTAGACATTTGCCTAATGATAGCCTTTTTTCCCACTCTACTCACTTCCTTGGGAAAGAATTTTTGAGTCCAGTTGTAAAGTGTTATTTGGGATTAAATGTACTTACAGTGAATTTAAGTCAACCCACGATCcctgtattttcttcttcagatACCTACCTGTATAATACAAATTATTGTCAGAttgcttaaaaataatattttgaggacacaaataaaatttcagaatgaATTGGTGTACATATAGTATTAGTTTATTAAAAGTCTATGTTAAAAATGTTGACTGGATTGCTCACTACCAATATTTCCAAACTTAAATTGATCCTGATTATGATTTTATGAGTAAATCTTTATATTTTCACTTGCCATAATTGTTGGCTCACTTAAAAACAGTCTCTCTCTGAGAACATTCTGTGGGAATGGGACCTGTGAGAAAGCAGTTACATTAGCCaacattgttattttaaaaaactagttATAGTTTAGCATGctgtatacttaaaaaaaatgagataaagttCTTTTAACCATTGAACTAATCTCCAAGTTTTTGTTATTGCCTATTTGAAAGCACAGAATATAGGGCATGGGTCTTTTATTTCTGGTCACTTCTAAAGAGATAATAATCTATGATGTTGGAGGAAAGCAAGTCTGTGACCAAAACGCTGACTCAGTTGCTACAGGAGATCAAAGGCTACTACTATGCTCAGTCAGAATCTACGACGACAAAGcgattgttttctttgaaaaaacaTGTAGAGTTTAGAAGACTTCTGGGATTTGTCTGCAAAAGCACCTTCTGGGCTCGCATGGTGACGTTTTAGGAAAGACTTCACATCTCAAggtgggaaggctgggaggtggcttTTTGTGGCCTCCTAGGTGGTTAGGGAGTTCTCAGAAGACAGAACTGGAAATTAGATAATGTCTGATGTCATACGGTTCAGAAGACCAAAAAAATCGGGTGTCCCGAGGGCTATAAAAGCAGCGACTTCTGCCTCACCCATCACAAGCAGAGCCACCAAAGCAGGTAAGTGTCCACACGGAGGCAATGAACTGATCTGTTTGGTGGGATGCTATCCTGGCTAATTTGTTTCcctcatgtctctgtctcttgctctctctATAACAGGTTCTCctttcttggttgtcaactgtTCACATTTGAGTTGTCTGCGATGGCCTTCCTGCAGAAATCTATGAGCTTTTCCCTTATGGGGACATTGGGCATCAGCTGCTTGCTTCTCATTGCCCTGTGGGCCCAGGAGGCAGTGGCACTGCCCATCACTTCCCACTGCAAAATTGACGTGTCCGACTTCCAGCGGCCATACTTCACCAACCGCACCTTCATGCTGGCTGAGGAGGTACACAggcttctcactttctcttcatgTCTGCTTGGGATTCAAGCAGCCCTGGCCATTTTCTCTTCAGCTACACTTTATCTGCATAGGGAGAGACTTTCTATGTCTCTTTAGAGACTCTTTGAGGACCTGATCTTAATCAGAACGCTTTTCTATTTGGTCTTCAGGATGCGTACACTGTATTTTATCCACAGAGGAGCCATTGGAAAGTCATCTAttattgactttttatttttttgtgcacTGTTCTGAACTTACACGTTCAGTGGCTGGTCATTAGACCCTATGGGAGCATACATCTTTACTTATAGGCTTTTTTCCCCACCTCCTCATCAACTTAGACTTTTCTCTcttccaggctagccttgcagATAACAACACAGATATCCGGCTCATTGGGGACGAGCTATACCGGGGAGTCAAAGTAAGTTCTCATAGTGATGAGCAGGGAGAGTATCCAACTCGTGATGAGCTGCCATAGTTGGGTCCTCTGGGATGTCTTGTAATATGACCCCTGCTGCTTCCTTTCTACCTCCAGAGGCAGGATCGATGCTACGTGATGAAGGAGGTACTCAACTTTACCCTTGAAGAAGTGCTGTCCCCCCAGTCAGACATATTCCAGCCCCACATGCAGGAGGTGGTGTCCTTCCTGACCAAGCTAAGCAACCAGCTCAGCCTCTGTGTGAGTTTTTCTCTTGACTCTATCTGTCTCCTTTcatcctctgccctcctctcctaCTCCAATTAGAGCCTGTggccctccccatctccttcccaaCCCTGGAAGTGAGGCTGGCAGTGAGAAGGGCCTCAGTAACATCAGAGGCCCCTTGAAATCAGTCACAATTACTTTAGCACAGAGCAGAAAtcgaaggggaagaaggagatgggaaggtCTCAGGGTGGGGAAGGTCTCAGGATTGGGGATGTGCAAAGCACACTCCTTTTTGTTGGGACTGGAAGTTGAGAAGCATCAGTGTATAAGCTTGATACCTCTAGACACCCCAAGCTGTGAAGCACGTCCATGAGAAGTGGGCAGATTGAGGGAGACCTTGCATTTACTGGGAGGACCCACTTTTCACGTTAAGGAGCTTCATGCTCATTTCTTGCGCTTGGCTCCCACCTTTGATGAGGTTCAGGTGAGGTTTCATTTCTACCATTCTGGCCGCTGGTGGAAACCTCAGTAGGATTCCCCAAAGATGAGGACAGCTCTTCTGTAAGGGGGGGTACCTGGATTTCAGTGTCCCAGAGAAAAAAAAGAGCTCAGAGAATGTAGGTCACCAGTGAAATCTAGGTCACTGTGGGCAAAAATTACTGAATGCCTCTATTCCAGGTGAATGGTCATGTGCCTCAGATACACTGAGGTATAGGCTGCAACATGACAAGATTCTGTTAgtgaattctgttttattttgcagCACACCAGTGGTGATGACCGGCGCATCCAGAAGAATGTACAAACAGTGAAGGAAACTGTTAAAAAGGTACTATTGATATGTGATATCCTAAGCCATTTAACAGAAGCctagctttctttctttgctttttttcctcccctttctcAACTATTTTGGGTAACATTTTACTTGATTCTTCTACTATCTGATCCATTATTTGCTTAGCAGCATGTGCATCTAGCTGGGCCTATACATCACTTAGCCTGTTTCTAAATTTGTAAATCATAAATTCTAGAGCTAGCAGAAAACTTAGCTCAGCTGGTATCATTAGCCTGTGCTCTGAGGGTGGCAGGCTGCAGAGCCAATGCTGGAAGGCAGAACTCCTGAGTCCCAACTCAGCACTTACCCAGCAGCCCTTTGCAATTATTTTAGCATGAGTAATTCTTTGGGAAAGTCTCGCTTCCCACTGATTCACGTAATCTGAAGAAGCACACATTGAAAGCTGGGTGCAAAATTACTTGATGTGATTTTTTTGAGGTCATTAAACTGATGCTCTAaaatgtggcaaaaaaaaaatcaactcagaaCAGTAACAAAAGATGAATATAGGAATGAACATATAGGATGAATATTTGGAATCACTGATATTAATAGCTATAATCGGAATTATAATATAGTTCCTGATAGCGACTGATTTAAGATTAAACATGAGAGTGGATAACCTTCCAGTTTATTTTTACATGGTTTCAATAGAGTAAAACTATGAGTCGTGAATTTATTATAGTGAAATGGAACTATGAGTTGGAAATCCTTTTCTtagtttttactttgtttttaatttttttccctcataCCCCCAACAAGCCACTAGTGAGCACTTATCTACTGTGAGCTAGTGTATAACTTCACAGTGATCAGCATCGCCGTGTATTCCACTTTCAATCAATTTC comes from Onychomys torridus chromosome 20, mOncTor1.1, whole genome shotgun sequence and encodes:
- the Il22 gene encoding interleukin-22; protein product: MAFLQKSMSFSLMGTLGISCLLLIALWAQEAVALPITSHCKIDVSDFQRPYFTNRTFMLAEEASLADNNTDIRLIGDELYRGVKRQDRCYVMKEVLNFTLEEVLSPQSDIFQPHMQEVVSFLTKLSNQLSLCHTSGDDRRIQKNVQTVKETVKKLGEGGKIKVIGELNLLFFFLKNACA